The Coregonus clupeaformis isolate EN_2021a chromosome 20, ASM2061545v1, whole genome shotgun sequence genome contains a region encoding:
- the LOC121533513 gene encoding cytokine receptor-like factor 1 isoform X1 — protein sequence MISMLCLMLFVPRVFSSSTQVAVIFPQDPALWMGSSLTATCTVSPERGLHANTMYWTLNGKRLPSSTYGLLSPNGLSVTLHRLNGSQQQSGDNLVCHSGDGHVLAGSCLYVGMPPEKPVNLTCWSRNTKDLSCKWTPGGRGETFIKTKYTLKYKLRWYGRERECEEYSTGQRYTCYIPRDLALFTPYEIWVEASNQLGTSTSDVITLDILDVVTTDPPDNVHVSRVGELEDQLTVRWGSPPALKDFLFQAKYQIRYRLEDSTEWKLVDDVGNQTSCRLAGLRAGTVYFVQVRCNPVGIYGSRKAGIWSDWSHPTAASTPHSEPLQSGSCDPKSGEQNSTLRRELKQFFGWVRKHACGCSGMSIKLYDQWRVWLQKSHKTRNHVGKENIPFISVTA from the exons ATGATCTCCATGTTGTGTCTCATGCTGTTTGTTCCACGTGTGTTCTCTTCATCGACAC AGGTGGCTGTAATCTTCCCCCAGGACCCAGCATTGTGGATGGGCTCCAGCCTGACGGCCACGTGCACAGTGAGCCCCGAGCGGGGGCTGCATGCCAACACTATGTACTGGACCCTTAACGGGAAGAGACTCCCAAGTAGCACCTACGGCCTGCTGAGCCCCAACGGCCTCAGTGTCACCCTCCACCGCCTCAACGGCTCCCAGCAGCAGTCTGGGGACAACCTGGTGTGTCACAGCGGAGATGGACATGTCCTGGCTGGGTCCTGTCTGTACGTGGGCA TGCCCCCGGAGAAGCCAGTCAACCTAACCTGCTGGTCCCGAAATACAAAGGACCTGAGCTGCAAGTGGACCCCCGGGGGTCGGGGTGAAACCTTCATCAAAACCAAATACACCCTCAAGTACAAATTGAG GTGGTACGGGCGAGAGAGGGAATGTGAGGAATACAGCACGGGGCAACGCTACACGTGTTACATCCCTCGGGACTTGGCCCTCTTTACTCCCTACGAGATCTGGGTGGAGGCGTCCAATCAGCTGGGGACTTCCACCTCTGATGTCATCACTCTGGATATCCTGGATGTGG TGACTACAGACCCTCCAGACAACGTCCATGTGAGTCGTGTGGGGGAGCTTGAGGACCAGCTGACAGTGCGTTGGGGCAGCCCCCCGGCACTTAAAGACTTCCTCTTCCAGGCCAAATACCAGATACGCTACCGACTGGAAGACAGCACTGAATGGAAG TTGGTGGATGATGTAGGTAACCAGACATCGTGCCGGCTAGCAGGGCTAAGGGCAGGGACGGTATACTTTGTCCAGGTGAGGTGTAACCCAGTGGGGATCTATGGCTCCAGGAAGGCTGGGATCTGGAGTGACTGGAGCCATCCTACAGCTGCTTCCACACCCCACAGTG AGCCGCTGCAGAGTGGGTCATGTGACCCCAAGTCGGGCGAGCAGAACTCCACCCTGCGACGGGAGCTCAAGCAGTTCTTTGGCTGGGTCCGCAAACACGCCTGCGGCTGCAGCGGCATGTCAATCAAACTCTATGACCAGTGGCGGGTGTGGCTGCAGAAATCGCATAAAACGCGCAACCATGTAGGTAAGGAGAATATCCCCTTTATTTCTGTTACAGCTTAG
- the LOC121533513 gene encoding cytokine receptor-like factor 1 isoform X2, whose translation MISMLCLMLFVPRVFSSSTQVAVIFPQDPALWMGSSLTATCTVSPERGLHANTMYWTLNGKRLPSSTYGLLSPNGLSVTLHRLNGSQQQSGDNLVCHSGDGHVLAGSCLYVGMPPEKPVNLTCWSRNTKDLSCKWTPGGRGETFIKTKYTLKYKLRWYGRERECEEYSTGQRYTCYIPRDLALFTPYEIWVEASNQLGTSTSDVITLDILDVVTTDPPDNVHVSRVGELEDQLTVRWGSPPALKDFLFQAKYQIRYRLEDSTEWKLVDDVGNQTSCRLAGLRAGTVYFVQVRCNPVGIYGSRKAGIWSDWSHPTAASTPHSEPLQSGSCDPKSGEQNSTLRRELKQFFGWVRKHACGCSGMSIKLYDQWRVWLQKSHKTRNHILQGDKTS comes from the exons ATGATCTCCATGTTGTGTCTCATGCTGTTTGTTCCACGTGTGTTCTCTTCATCGACAC AGGTGGCTGTAATCTTCCCCCAGGACCCAGCATTGTGGATGGGCTCCAGCCTGACGGCCACGTGCACAGTGAGCCCCGAGCGGGGGCTGCATGCCAACACTATGTACTGGACCCTTAACGGGAAGAGACTCCCAAGTAGCACCTACGGCCTGCTGAGCCCCAACGGCCTCAGTGTCACCCTCCACCGCCTCAACGGCTCCCAGCAGCAGTCTGGGGACAACCTGGTGTGTCACAGCGGAGATGGACATGTCCTGGCTGGGTCCTGTCTGTACGTGGGCA TGCCCCCGGAGAAGCCAGTCAACCTAACCTGCTGGTCCCGAAATACAAAGGACCTGAGCTGCAAGTGGACCCCCGGGGGTCGGGGTGAAACCTTCATCAAAACCAAATACACCCTCAAGTACAAATTGAG GTGGTACGGGCGAGAGAGGGAATGTGAGGAATACAGCACGGGGCAACGCTACACGTGTTACATCCCTCGGGACTTGGCCCTCTTTACTCCCTACGAGATCTGGGTGGAGGCGTCCAATCAGCTGGGGACTTCCACCTCTGATGTCATCACTCTGGATATCCTGGATGTGG TGACTACAGACCCTCCAGACAACGTCCATGTGAGTCGTGTGGGGGAGCTTGAGGACCAGCTGACAGTGCGTTGGGGCAGCCCCCCGGCACTTAAAGACTTCCTCTTCCAGGCCAAATACCAGATACGCTACCGACTGGAAGACAGCACTGAATGGAAG TTGGTGGATGATGTAGGTAACCAGACATCGTGCCGGCTAGCAGGGCTAAGGGCAGGGACGGTATACTTTGTCCAGGTGAGGTGTAACCCAGTGGGGATCTATGGCTCCAGGAAGGCTGGGATCTGGAGTGACTGGAGCCATCCTACAGCTGCTTCCACACCCCACAGTG AGCCGCTGCAGAGTGGGTCATGTGACCCCAAGTCGGGCGAGCAGAACTCCACCCTGCGACGGGAGCTCAAGCAGTTCTTTGGCTGGGTCCGCAAACACGCCTGCGGCTGCAGCGGCATGTCAATCAAACTCTATGACCAGTGGCGGGTGTGGCTGCAGAAATCGCATAAAACGCGCAACCAT ATTCTACAAGGCGATAAAACATCCTAA
- the LOC121533513 gene encoding cytokine receptor-like factor 1 isoform X3 — protein sequence MISMLCLMLFVPRVFSSSTQVAVIFPQDPALWMGSSLTATCTVSPERGLHANTMYWTLNGKRLPSSTYGLLSPNGLSVTLHRLNGSQQQSGDNLVCHSGDGHVLAGSCLYVGMPPEKPVNLTCWSRNTKDLSCKWTPGGRGETFIKTKYTLKYKLRWYGRERECEEYSTGQRYTCYIPRDLALFTPYEIWVEASNQLGTSTSDVITLDILDVVTTDPPDNVHVSRVGELEDQLTVRWGSPPALKDFLFQAKYQIRYRLEDSTEWKLVDDVGNQTSCRLAGLRAGTVYFVQVRCNPVGIYGSRKAGIWSDWSHPTAASTPHSEPLQSGSCDPKSGEQNSTLRRELKQFFGWVRKHACGCSGMSIKLYDQWRVWLQKSHKTRNHVDSTRR from the exons ATGATCTCCATGTTGTGTCTCATGCTGTTTGTTCCACGTGTGTTCTCTTCATCGACAC AGGTGGCTGTAATCTTCCCCCAGGACCCAGCATTGTGGATGGGCTCCAGCCTGACGGCCACGTGCACAGTGAGCCCCGAGCGGGGGCTGCATGCCAACACTATGTACTGGACCCTTAACGGGAAGAGACTCCCAAGTAGCACCTACGGCCTGCTGAGCCCCAACGGCCTCAGTGTCACCCTCCACCGCCTCAACGGCTCCCAGCAGCAGTCTGGGGACAACCTGGTGTGTCACAGCGGAGATGGACATGTCCTGGCTGGGTCCTGTCTGTACGTGGGCA TGCCCCCGGAGAAGCCAGTCAACCTAACCTGCTGGTCCCGAAATACAAAGGACCTGAGCTGCAAGTGGACCCCCGGGGGTCGGGGTGAAACCTTCATCAAAACCAAATACACCCTCAAGTACAAATTGAG GTGGTACGGGCGAGAGAGGGAATGTGAGGAATACAGCACGGGGCAACGCTACACGTGTTACATCCCTCGGGACTTGGCCCTCTTTACTCCCTACGAGATCTGGGTGGAGGCGTCCAATCAGCTGGGGACTTCCACCTCTGATGTCATCACTCTGGATATCCTGGATGTGG TGACTACAGACCCTCCAGACAACGTCCATGTGAGTCGTGTGGGGGAGCTTGAGGACCAGCTGACAGTGCGTTGGGGCAGCCCCCCGGCACTTAAAGACTTCCTCTTCCAGGCCAAATACCAGATACGCTACCGACTGGAAGACAGCACTGAATGGAAG TTGGTGGATGATGTAGGTAACCAGACATCGTGCCGGCTAGCAGGGCTAAGGGCAGGGACGGTATACTTTGTCCAGGTGAGGTGTAACCCAGTGGGGATCTATGGCTCCAGGAAGGCTGGGATCTGGAGTGACTGGAGCCATCCTACAGCTGCTTCCACACCCCACAGTG AGCCGCTGCAGAGTGGGTCATGTGACCCCAAGTCGGGCGAGCAGAACTCCACCCTGCGACGGGAGCTCAAGCAGTTCTTTGGCTGGGTCCGCAAACACGCCTGCGGCTGCAGCGGCATGTCAATCAAACTCTATGACCAGTGGCGGGTGTGGCTGCAGAAATCGCATAAAACGCGCAACCATGTAG ATTCTACAAGGCGATAA